A DNA window from Candidatus Sulfidibacterium hydrothermale contains the following coding sequences:
- a CDS encoding HU family DNA-binding protein, with the protein MISYRLNKRVNPRSPEDTRKYYAFPKASGTIELRELARRISRESTVSMMDTVAVLEGLLQVIPDMLLDGNIVKLGDFGTFRLGISSEGVENPDEFNASKIRRTNLIFRAGKVFQDRLKCKLPYFSGHSKLEFLSEFYQHIHRGFVF; encoded by the coding sequence ATGATTAGTTATCGCTTAAACAAACGGGTGAACCCTCGATCACCGGAGGATACGCGTAAATATTATGCATTTCCCAAAGCTTCGGGGACCATTGAACTGAGAGAACTGGCCCGGCGCATTTCCCGCGAATCCACCGTAAGTATGATGGATACGGTAGCTGTGCTGGAAGGATTGCTCCAAGTTATTCCGGACATGTTGCTGGACGGCAACATTGTGAAACTGGGTGACTTTGGAACTTTCCGGCTGGGAATCTCTTCCGAAGGGGTAGAAAACCCTGATGAATTTAACGCTTCAAAAATCCGGAGAACCAACCTGATTTTCCGAGCCGGGAAGGTTTTTCAGGATCGCTTGAAGTGTAAGCTACCCTATTTTTCGGGCCATTCAAAATTAGAGTTTTTAAGTGAATTTTATCAACATATCCATAGGGGTTTTGTTTTTTAA
- a CDS encoding IS3 family transposase (programmed frameshift): MKKTRFSETKIVSILKRQEAGIPTADLCREYGISQATFYNWKAKYGGLEVREVKRLKELEAENAKLKKMYAETSMENYALKELIGKKVVTPDEQRAAVDYLVLEQKLSVRQACRAVHISRSTYQYKPKKKKGDEQIIQLLGKMVDKHPSIGFWKCYHRLRREGYNWNHKRVYRVYTQMKLNIRRRAKKRLPARVKHALFHPEKINQVWSVDFMNDSLWDGRKYRLLNVIDDFNREVLAIEVDTSLPALRVIRVLKRLLITRGKPEMIRVDNGPEFISDKLDSWCKKNKIRLVFIQPGKPTQNAYIERLNGSLRRELLNAYVFRTINEVRQQVSEWMEDYNYHRPHEALKNKTPMDMLIKFT, translated from the exons ATGAAAAAGACAAGATTTTCTGAAACAAAAATTGTTTCCATTTTGAAACGACAAGAAGCAGGCATTCCCACAGCAGACCTTTGCAGAGAGTATGGCATTAGCCAGGCTACCTTTTACAACTGGAAAGCAAAGTATGGCGGATTGGAAGTGAGAGAAGTAAAACGGTTAAAAGAACTGGAAGCAGAAAATGCCAAACTAAAAAAGATGTATGCTGAAACAAGTATGGAAAATTATGCGTTGAAAGAACTGATTG GAAAAAAAGTTGTAACGCCTGATGAGCAAAGAGCCGCGGTCGATTATTTAGTTTTGGAACAAAAGCTAAGTGTTCGTCAGGCATGCAGAGCGGTTCATATTTCCAGAAGCACATACCAGTATAAACCCAAAAAGAAAAAAGGAGATGAACAAATCATACAACTGCTGGGAAAAATGGTTGATAAGCATCCTTCTATTGGTTTTTGGAAATGTTATCACCGGCTTAGAAGAGAAGGATACAATTGGAATCACAAACGAGTTTACAGAGTTTATACACAAATGAAATTAAACATTCGAAGACGAGCTAAAAAGCGGCTACCGGCCCGGGTGAAGCATGCGTTGTTCCATCCTGAAAAAATCAATCAGGTATGGTCTGTTGATTTTATGAATGATAGTTTGTGGGATGGTCGGAAGTATCGCCTTCTTAATGTTATAGATGATTTTAACCGGGAAGTGTTGGCTATTGAAGTAGATACTTCTTTACCAGCTTTACGTGTTATAAGAGTGCTAAAAAGATTATTAATTACCAGAGGAAAACCCGAAATGATACGTGTAGATAATGGACCCGAATTTATATCTGATAAGCTGGATAGTTGGTGTAAGAAAAATAAAATACGGCTTGTTTTTATACAACCGGGGAAACCTACACAGAACGCTTATATTGAACGCCTAAATGGCTCTTTGCGCAGAGAACTATTAAACGCATATGTTTTTAGAACAATTAACGAAGTCCGACAGCAAGTAAGTGAATGGATGGAAGATTACAATTACCACAGACCTCATGAAGCATTAAAAAACAAAACCCCTATGGATATGTTGATAAAATTCACTTAA
- a CDS encoding four helix bundle protein, which yields MKEYDLGKRLLIFSINVILFLRKLPNTEEYKIIKYQLIKAATSAGANYEESQGASSKVILPIK from the coding sequence ATGAAAGAATATGATTTAGGTAAAAGGCTGTTAATATTTTCGATAAATGTTATTCTTTTTTTAAGAAAACTCCCCAATACCGAAGAGTATAAAATCATAAAGTATCAACTAATAAAAGCAGCTACTTCAGCTGGTGCAAACTATGAGGAATCACAAGGTGCTTCCAGCAAAGTGATTTTACCAATAAAGTAA
- the wecB gene encoding non-hydrolyzing UDP-N-acetylglucosamine 2-epimerase: MKVISVVGARPNFMKIAPFIKAIDEYNSNGNTKKIDHILVHTGQHYDDRMSNAFFEALNIPKADINLGVGSGTHAEQVGYTMIEFEKVLEKEKPDWVVVVGDVNATLACSVTAKKLNIKVCHIEAGLRSGDMTMPEEINRLVTDRLSDLLLIPDRISGENLKKEGIPDEKIAFVGNIMIDTLETNRSKAEELSINQILQENSLCPFNFKLLPLQSYALLTLHRPSNVDRKEILQPIINFLSNEVARDMYLIWPIHPRAQKRLKEFSLWEELGANEKVILLYPVGYHEMLKLNMEARIILTDSGGLQEESCVLGTPCLTLRWNTERPVTLRENGGASVLVGNNVERIRKEYQDTLKLSRHPQRPELWDGKTAERCVEAIVKYKG; the protein is encoded by the coding sequence ATGAAAGTCATTTCCGTAGTCGGTGCCCGTCCCAATTTTATGAAAATAGCACCATTTATTAAAGCTATTGATGAATATAATTCGAATGGAAACACCAAAAAAATAGATCATATACTTGTTCACACCGGTCAACACTATGATGACCGTATGTCCAACGCTTTTTTTGAAGCCTTGAATATTCCGAAAGCAGATATCAATTTGGGTGTCGGTTCAGGTACTCATGCTGAACAGGTGGGCTACACGATGATCGAATTTGAGAAAGTACTGGAAAAAGAAAAACCAGACTGGGTGGTAGTGGTAGGCGATGTAAATGCCACGTTAGCCTGCAGCGTTACGGCCAAGAAACTAAACATTAAAGTTTGCCACATTGAAGCCGGACTGCGTAGCGGCGACATGACCATGCCGGAAGAGATTAACCGCCTTGTTACCGATCGCCTTTCAGATCTTCTTCTTATCCCCGACCGTATCTCCGGTGAAAACCTCAAAAAAGAAGGGATCCCGGACGAAAAAATAGCTTTCGTTGGCAACATCATGATTGATACTCTTGAAACTAATCGTTCAAAAGCAGAAGAACTTTCTATAAACCAAATTCTCCAAGAAAACTCACTTTGTCCTTTTAACTTTAAACTTTTGCCATTACAAAGCTATGCTTTGTTAACCCTGCATCGCCCATCCAACGTGGATCGAAAAGAAATACTTCAACCGATCATTAATTTCTTGTCCAATGAGGTCGCGAGGGATATGTATTTAATATGGCCTATTCATCCGAGAGCTCAAAAACGGTTGAAAGAATTTAGCTTATGGGAAGAATTGGGAGCTAATGAAAAAGTAATCTTATTATATCCTGTAGGTTATCATGAAATGTTAAAACTCAACATGGAAGCACGTATTATTTTGACGGACAGTGGTGGTTTACAGGAAGAAAGTTGTGTATTGGGAACTCCTTGTCTTACTTTGCGTTGGAATACCGAGCGTCCGGTAACGTTACGCGAAAATGGTGGGGCTTCGGTGTTGGTAGGCAACAATGTGGAACGTATCCGTAAAGAATATCAGGATACGTTAAAACTCTCTCGCCACCCCCAACGCCCGGAATTATGGGATGGAAAGACGGCTGAACGGTGTGTGGAAGCCATTGTAAAGTATAAAGGCTAA
- a CDS encoding WecB/TagA/CpsF family glycosyltransferase has translation MKPVSINNVHIYPFKDYNDAISYVENNKGILVAVNAEKILHATDQTRKVINNNIGYPDGVGAVWALKKKGINSVKRIPGVELWLHIIRKYYKTNSFYLVGSTKDVINITVNKLKNEFFGINILNFRDGFIKNKEEKKELLDDIKKKKPDIVFVAMGSPRQELIMQEMYKIHPAIYQGLGGSFDVYAGKVKRAPKVWQQFNLEWLYRWYKQPLARTKRNLQLTKFIYYLYFNKFQ, from the coding sequence ATGAAACCGGTTTCCATAAATAACGTTCATATATATCCTTTTAAGGATTATAATGATGCCATAAGTTATGTTGAAAATAATAAAGGTATTTTAGTGGCTGTTAATGCAGAAAAAATATTGCATGCAACAGATCAAACGAGAAAAGTAATAAATAACAATATAGGCTATCCAGATGGTGTTGGTGCTGTTTGGGCATTGAAAAAAAAGGGAATAAATAGTGTAAAAAGGATTCCTGGTGTTGAATTATGGTTGCATATTATTAGAAAGTATTATAAAACAAATTCTTTTTATTTAGTCGGCTCTACAAAAGATGTAATAAATATCACAGTTAATAAGTTAAAAAATGAATTCTTTGGAATAAACATTCTTAATTTTAGAGACGGTTTCATTAAAAACAAAGAAGAAAAAAAAGAATTACTGGATGACATAAAAAAGAAAAAACCAGACATCGTTTTTGTAGCGATGGGTTCTCCAAGACAAGAATTAATTATGCAGGAAATGTATAAAATTCACCCAGCTATTTACCAAGGACTTGGAGGTAGTTTTGATGTTTATGCTGGGAAAGTAAAAAGAGCTCCGAAAGTTTGGCAACAATTTAATCTTGAATGGTTATACCGATGGTATAAACAACCATTAGCCCGAACAAAAAGAAATTTACAGCTAACAAAGTTTATATATTATTTGTATTTTAATAAATTTCAATGA
- a CDS encoding pectate lyase codes for MDTLINLILFENFEKLKNFIEKENFKGWDPYDGLNSKLFQVLPFKHSALFRLVQIQAFKRNPVNLRKVFLIPKEYNPKALGLFLTAYSNLYFIDKKTEYLDKLLFFRDKLNELKSSGYSGSCWGYNFDWQARRLFLFPRYTPTVVATTFVAYGLMDAYEVTKDYSFLELALSSAEFVKNDLHKTPKKEGFLFSYSPLRGNDTVYNASLLGSKLLARIYYYTKKEEYKELARQSILACVHAQNNDGSWVYGELPTQNWIDSFHTGYNLEAICEYQNYTDSKEFDDAINKGINFYLNNFFLRDGTPKYYHDKVYPVDIHSPAQFVVTMYKLGLFNQHKILIDKVLSWTIRNMQDKKGYFYYQLKQGLSSKIPYMRWSQAWMMYALSFYLLANKNETGFHK; via the coding sequence ATGGACACACTAATTAACCTAATTTTATTTGAAAACTTTGAAAAATTAAAAAATTTTATTGAAAAGGAAAACTTTAAAGGATGGGATCCTTATGATGGGTTGAATTCTAAACTTTTCCAAGTATTACCGTTTAAACATTCAGCACTTTTCCGTTTAGTTCAAATACAAGCTTTTAAACGAAATCCTGTTAATCTCCGAAAGGTTTTCCTGATTCCAAAAGAATACAATCCTAAAGCACTGGGGCTTTTTTTAACAGCTTATTCAAATTTATATTTTATAGATAAAAAAACAGAATATTTAGATAAGTTGTTATTTTTTAGAGATAAACTAAACGAATTAAAATCAAGCGGATATTCAGGAAGCTGTTGGGGATATAACTTCGATTGGCAGGCAAGAAGGTTGTTTTTATTTCCTAGATATACGCCTACTGTAGTAGCAACCACTTTTGTAGCTTACGGGTTAATGGATGCGTATGAAGTAACAAAAGATTATAGTTTTCTGGAATTAGCATTGTCAAGTGCAGAATTTGTAAAAAATGATTTGCACAAAACCCCCAAGAAAGAAGGTTTTTTGTTTTCCTATTCTCCTCTTCGGGGAAACGACACGGTTTATAATGCCTCTCTTTTAGGTAGCAAGCTGTTAGCAAGGATTTACTATTATACCAAAAAAGAGGAATATAAAGAATTGGCCAGACAATCTATATTGGCATGTGTTCATGCGCAAAATAATGATGGAAGCTGGGTTTATGGAGAATTACCAACGCAAAATTGGATAGATAGTTTTCATACAGGTTATAATCTTGAGGCAATATGTGAATATCAAAACTATACAGATTCTAAGGAATTTGATGATGCTATAAATAAGGGAATTAATTTTTATTTAAATAATTTTTTTTTAAGAGACGGAACACCAAAATATTATCACGATAAAGTTTATCCTGTTGATATACATTCTCCGGCTCAATTCGTTGTCACAATGTATAAGTTAGGATTATTTAATCAACATAAAATTCTAATTGATAAAGTTTTGAGCTGGACAATTCGAAATATGCAAGACAAAAAAGGGTATTTTTACTATCAGTTAAAACAAGGTTTGTCATCAAAGATTCCTTATATGCGTTGGTCTCAGGCTTGGATGATGTATGCCCTAAGCTTTTATCTTTTAGCTAATAAAAATGAAACCGGTTTCCATAAATAA
- a CDS encoding polysaccharide deacetylase family protein has protein sequence MDLGLTLDYELFGNGAGNIFNNLILPTQKVLNLCKKYNAKITIFFEVIEYLKLKQEWEKGNKMGYNENPALAMEKQIKEALNNGHDVQLHIHPQWLNAKFVNNHWQVDNNWCMKNIPLYQTKEFDTDLKTVLLTGQKVLENLLKPINSDYKCNIFRAGGFNILPSESVFRILTELGFIADSSVFAGGYEINELSNVDFTIIKNNIPYWFVKDYNVLNQDQEFVHKETIIELPIFSYPIMRIFKYDLHRIKIVLKNKTSSLQKIQTRALNKSKIEKIKFFFEKEFVTWDFCLFNQKKMNFFLKKAFQVKKTSKYKYHPFILIGHSKSFYDDKTLKRLLKKQNVQFLTVTNIIKKIFFYTLNGHTN, from the coding sequence ATGGACTTGGGATTGACTTTAGATTATGAATTATTTGGTAATGGGGCCGGAAATATTTTTAATAATTTAATTCTCCCGACTCAAAAGGTATTAAATTTATGTAAAAAATATAATGCAAAAATTACAATTTTTTTTGAGGTTATAGAATATTTAAAATTAAAGCAAGAATGGGAAAAAGGGAATAAAATGGGGTATAATGAGAATCCAGCACTTGCTATGGAAAAACAAATAAAAGAAGCCCTAAATAATGGGCATGATGTTCAATTACATATTCATCCACAATGGTTAAATGCAAAATTTGTTAACAATCATTGGCAAGTTGATAATAATTGGTGTATGAAAAATATCCCTTTGTATCAAACTAAAGAGTTTGATACTGATTTAAAAACTGTTCTTTTAACAGGACAAAAAGTTTTAGAAAACCTTTTGAAGCCAATTAATTCAGATTATAAATGCAACATTTTTAGGGCTGGAGGATTTAACATATTGCCTTCTGAAAGTGTTTTCCGAATATTAACAGAATTAGGATTTATTGCAGATTCTTCTGTTTTTGCAGGAGGTTACGAGATAAATGAGTTGTCTAATGTTGATTTTACTATAATAAAAAATAATATTCCTTATTGGTTTGTTAAAGATTATAATGTTTTAAATCAAGATCAAGAGTTTGTACACAAAGAGACAATAATTGAATTACCTATTTTTTCTTATCCCATAATGAGAATTTTTAAATATGATTTACATCGTATTAAAATAGTTTTAAAAAATAAAACATCGTCTCTCCAAAAAATTCAAACAAGGGCATTAAATAAAAGTAAAATAGAGAAAATAAAATTCTTTTTTGAAAAGGAATTTGTTACGTGGGATTTCTGTCTGTTTAACCAAAAAAAAATGAATTTTTTTTTAAAAAAGGCTTTTCAGGTTAAAAAAACATCAAAATATAAATATCATCCATTTATATTAATAGGCCATTCAAAAAGTTTTTATGATGATAAAACTTTAAAAAGGTTATTAAAAAAGCAGAACGTACAATTTCTAACAGTAACGAATATTATTAAAAAAATATTTTTTTACACTTTAAATGGACACACTAATTAA
- a CDS encoding sulfotransferase family protein encodes MLNKPIFIIAMHRTGSTLLKNILNANSQVAMATDEMHLFLPLLNSFGKQFYKFGNLQKEENVNKLVDFVYTQKIRGTFWQDYKDLGISKNLIKKEFLKTDRSLKSFISVLLNEFRKKEKKERVGVKYPLHFSKTKILKQWYPDSKIILLHRDIRAVCASKLNDEATRKRKKKFGFIIHYITLLLFITDYVWLAKYYKNNKELFFFVDYNHLILNPEYELKKICNYCEINLQQTMFSVFGKPSSHSSTGELKKGFDKTRMDKWKNKLSKFDIWLINFFTSKNFKVFL; translated from the coding sequence ATGCTCAATAAACCCATTTTTATTATAGCAATGCACCGGACAGGATCCACGTTGCTAAAAAATATTTTAAATGCCAATTCACAAGTTGCGATGGCTACTGATGAAATGCATTTATTTTTACCATTATTAAACTCATTTGGGAAACAATTTTACAAATTCGGGAATTTGCAAAAAGAAGAAAATGTAAACAAGTTAGTAGATTTTGTTTATACACAAAAAATTCGAGGTACTTTTTGGCAAGATTATAAGGACTTGGGAATTAGCAAAAACTTGATAAAAAAAGAATTCTTAAAAACTGACAGATCATTAAAAAGTTTTATTTCTGTTTTACTAAATGAATTTCGTAAAAAAGAGAAAAAAGAAAGAGTAGGGGTAAAATATCCTTTACATTTTAGTAAAACAAAAATATTAAAACAATGGTATCCTGACTCAAAGATTATCCTGTTGCACAGAGATATTAGAGCTGTTTGTGCTTCCAAATTGAATGATGAAGCTACTAGAAAAAGAAAAAAGAAATTCGGATTCATTATTCATTATATCACGCTTTTACTTTTTATTACAGACTACGTTTGGTTGGCAAAATATTATAAAAACAATAAAGAACTTTTCTTTTTTGTTGACTACAATCATTTAATATTAAATCCGGAATATGAACTTAAAAAGATATGTAACTACTGTGAAATAAACTTACAACAAACAATGTTTTCAGTATTTGGGAAACCATCAAGCCATTCATCTACAGGAGAGCTCAAAAAAGGTTTTGATAAAACCCGTATGGATAAATGGAAAAACAAATTAAGTAAATTTGATATTTGGTTGATTAATTTTTTTACTTCAAAAAACTTTAAAGTATTTTTATAA
- a CDS encoding glycosyltransferase family 4 protein — translation MKVIINTRDLVYRGGVVNFYKVLNLNSYDFIDYFYYSKPKKKKIFFLFKKYFEFFIKIKSYDIVHLNPSLTKTAIWRDLLFLLIAKLKKKKVVVFIHGWDYNLENIIINSRLYKNIFSIYNNVDAFFISGTIFKTKLTRMGIDKNKLFFLETMIADDKYINDFSLEERIRNFSESSRMIRFLFLSRITKGKGMQLAIDIFNIIQTKYNRKMELVIAGDGDKLEETKEYVKQKNINNVIFKGYIMDEEKHNVLKLCDITLFPTMYGEGIPNTILEGMLYGMPIISRINAGIPDWVKNGENGFIISSINPNDFVPFIESLLNNPKLYEKISRNNHELAKKTFTKDVISKRFLKHYQEVFDAQ, via the coding sequence ATGAAGGTTATTATTAACACAAGGGATTTGGTTTATAGAGGTGGGGTGGTTAATTTTTATAAAGTTCTAAACTTAAATTCCTATGATTTCATTGATTACTTTTATTACAGTAAACCCAAAAAGAAAAAAATATTTTTCTTGTTCAAAAAATATTTTGAATTTTTTATTAAAATAAAAAGTTATGATATTGTACATCTAAATCCTTCTTTAACTAAAACTGCTATATGGCGTGATTTATTGTTTTTATTAATTGCAAAATTAAAGAAAAAAAAAGTTGTTGTATTTATTCACGGTTGGGATTATAATTTAGAAAATATAATAATAAATTCAAGGCTTTATAAAAATATATTTTCTATTTACAATAATGTTGATGCATTCTTTATATCAGGCACTATTTTTAAGACTAAATTAACAAGGATGGGAATAGATAAAAATAAATTATTTTTTTTGGAAACAATGATAGCTGATGATAAATATATTAATGATTTCTCATTAGAAGAAAGAATAAGAAATTTTTCTGAAAGTAGTAGGATGATTAGATTTTTATTTCTTTCTAGAATTACTAAAGGAAAAGGAATGCAGTTAGCAATTGATATTTTCAATATAATACAAACCAAATACAATAGGAAAATGGAATTAGTAATAGCTGGAGATGGTGATAAACTAGAAGAAACAAAAGAATATGTAAAACAAAAAAATATTAACAATGTAATTTTTAAAGGATATATAATGGATGAGGAAAAACATAATGTATTAAAACTTTGTGATATAACATTATTTCCTACAATGTACGGAGAAGGTATCCCAAACACAATTCTTGAAGGAATGCTTTATGGTATGCCGATAATATCAAGAATTAATGCAGGGATTCCTGATTGGGTAAAAAATGGTGAGAATGGATTTATTATATCTAGCATAAATCCGAATGATTTTGTCCCTTTTATAGAAAGTTTATTAAACAATCCCAAATTGTATGAAAAAATTTCACGAAATAATCATGAATTAGCAAAAAAAACATTTACAAAGGATGTTATCTCAAAAAGGTTTCTAAAACATTATCAAGAAGTATTTGATGCTCAATAA
- a CDS encoding serine O-acetyltransferase translates to MKLKKDIINNKTNLKSLLLLTSFRTTSFLCSKTNNIIINIIIFIPQLIVRILYRVLFNWLLTFDVREGTKIGGGLKIFHGHGIVINENAILGSNITLRHNITIGNKKKGGASPVIGNNVDIGCGVIILGEITVGNNVIIGAGSVITKNIPDNSIVVGNPAKIIKSIETNVKNNK, encoded by the coding sequence ATGAAATTAAAAAAAGATATTATAAATAATAAGACAAATTTAAAGAGTTTGTTATTATTAACTTCTTTTCGAACAACATCTTTTTTGTGTAGTAAAACAAATAATATAATAATTAACATTATCATTTTTATCCCGCAACTCATCGTAAGAATTTTATATAGAGTTCTTTTTAATTGGCTATTGACATTTGATGTTAGAGAAGGTACAAAAATAGGGGGAGGTCTTAAAATTTTTCACGGGCATGGTATAGTTATTAATGAAAATGCAATTCTAGGTAGCAATATTACCCTAAGACATAATATAACTATTGGTAATAAAAAAAAGGGAGGTGCATCACCTGTAATTGGTAATAATGTGGATATTGGTTGTGGTGTTATTATACTGGGTGAAATTACTGTTGGAAATAATGTTATTATTGGTGCAGGGTCAGTTATTACTAAAAATATTCCCGACAACTCAATTGTTGTTGGGAATCCTGCTAAAATAATAAAATCAATTGAAACAAATGTAAAAAATAATAAATAA
- a CDS encoding glycosyltransferase encodes MVNKKKKILFIDKRSFGTLIDGLKYCEYLSSDFEITYLCLNSVDNPYRSASINIVTINNNYGKLKTIIKLIQKTNSLLSKEKFDIIFIFYFQFSSLIKLFSYKKNCNYILDLRTGPIYKNVFKRVFFFYLLKTETFFFKNVTIISECLSKKLGLRTKKTHILPLGSDKFVEKKGSNVNSMNLLYVGILNQRHIYKTVYGLKKFFTEYGGEISITYDIVGPGNSKEIQKIKQAVNVTKLENIITLHGKIPHYKLMSFFVKNNIGVSFIPKTEYFECQPPTKTFEYINSGLFCIATSTLENKKLINNDNGILCEDTPESFYEALVSTFKRLDKIKPQTISKTLSDYSWENIINKNLKKYLNSFS; translated from the coding sequence ATGGTAAATAAAAAAAAGAAAATTTTATTCATCGATAAAAGGTCCTTTGGGACATTAATTGACGGGCTAAAATATTGTGAATATTTAAGTAGTGATTTTGAAATAACCTATTTGTGTTTAAATTCGGTTGATAACCCATATAGGTCAGCCAGTATTAATATTGTAACTATAAATAATAACTATGGTAAGTTAAAAACAATTATTAAACTAATTCAAAAAACAAACTCATTGTTATCTAAAGAAAAGTTTGATATAATTTTTATCTTTTATTTTCAATTTTCTTCACTTATAAAGTTATTCTCATATAAAAAAAATTGTAATTATATACTTGATTTGAGAACAGGACCTATTTATAAGAATGTGTTTAAAAGAGTATTCTTTTTCTATTTATTGAAAACAGAAACATTTTTTTTTAAAAATGTTACAATAATATCTGAATGCTTATCTAAAAAATTAGGATTAAGAACTAAAAAAACACATATATTACCTCTTGGTTCTGATAAATTTGTGGAAAAGAAAGGTTCAAATGTAAATTCAATGAATTTATTATATGTTGGCATTTTAAATCAAAGGCATATTTATAAAACTGTTTATGGGTTAAAAAAATTCTTTACTGAATATGGAGGGGAAATTTCAATTACGTATGATATTGTTGGACCCGGTAATTCTAAAGAAATTCAAAAAATTAAGCAAGCTGTTAATGTTACAAAGCTAGAAAATATTATTACTCTCCATGGTAAAATACCTCATTATAAACTGATGTCTTTTTTTGTGAAAAACAATATTGGAGTATCTTTTATACCAAAAACTGAATACTTTGAATGCCAACCTCCAACAAAAACGTTTGAATATATTAACTCTGGCTTATTTTGTATAGCAACCTCCACACTTGAAAATAAAAAGTTAATTAATAATGATAATGGGATTTTATGTGAAGATACTCCAGAATCATTTTACGAAGCACTGGTTTCCACATTTAAGAGATTAGACAAAATAAAGCCGCAGACTATCAGTAAAACATTGTCTGATTATTCTTGGGAAAACATTATTAATAAAAACTTAAAAAAATACTTAAATTCTTTTTCTTAG
- a CDS encoding sulfotransferase, whose protein sequence is MKTLINICGTGRSGSTMLDLMLGNDKDAFSLGEIHAWYRPYRNHHFKIKCSCGMDPCPVLTKIIYSNESNFHKEAFEKLQVDWLIDSSKSINWVIDNNLWLSNTDIKVWNLLLYKNIYDYIFSIWKRGGKIEDAIKKYTNYYYKFFDANLSFISINYDELVQNPKLLLIKISKLTGLPYYNGKEKFWEKQHHFAFGSYGIRKQTEKKKSEIKPTKYSQEYLELIPKIKAKIKNNNNNKLNYIQTRINKYNINTGDYYNGHPEKKLWYYQHNVKYYLKKYFPDKWEFDQ, encoded by the coding sequence ATGAAAACATTAATAAATATATGTGGGACTGGTAGAAGTGGCAGCACAATGTTAGATTTAATGTTGGGAAATGATAAGGATGCTTTTTCATTAGGAGAAATACACGCTTGGTATCGTCCATATCGAAACCACCATTTTAAAATTAAATGTTCTTGTGGAATGGACCCATGTCCAGTATTAACAAAAATAATTTATAGTAATGAATCAAATTTTCATAAAGAAGCTTTTGAAAAACTACAAGTTGATTGGTTAATTGATTCATCAAAAAGTATAAATTGGGTAATTGACAATAATTTATGGTTATCAAATACAGATATTAAAGTTTGGAATTTACTCCTATATAAGAATATTTATGATTACATTTTTTCCATCTGGAAGCGAGGTGGGAAAATAGAAGATGCTATAAAAAAATATACTAATTATTACTATAAATTTTTTGATGCAAACTTATCTTTCATTTCTATTAATTATGACGAGCTGGTTCAAAACCCCAAATTATTATTAATAAAGATATCAAAATTAACAGGTTTGCCATATTACAATGGAAAAGAAAAGTTTTGGGAGAAACAGCACCATTTTGCATTTGGAAGTTACGGAATTAGAAAACAAACTGAAAAAAAGAAATCAGAAATAAAGCCCACCAAATATTCACAAGAATATTTAGAATTAATCCCAAAGATTAAAGCAAAAATTAAAAATAATAATAATAATAAACTTAATTACATCCAAACAAGAATAAATAAATACAATATTAATACGGGGGACTATTACAATGGGCACCCAGAGAAAAAACTTTGGTATTATCAGCATAATGTTAAATATTATTTAAAAAAGTATTTTCCCGATAAGTGGGAATTTGATCAATAA